The genome window ATCACGGCTTAAATTGGTAAAGACTGCTAAATCATAGCTTAACGCTTCGGCACGATATTGAGCCAAACCGTGTGAAGACACTTCCATCGCACAAAAATCAGCTCCCATTTCTACAAAGCTGGCTAAATTGCGTTGTACTTCAATTGCCGAACCGGTGGTATTTGCCGCTTCTTGTACTTTGCCGTATAAACCGTTGCCAATCGTCCCCATCACTGCGGATTTTCCGCCTAATAAATTGTGCCATTGGGCAAGTAATTGGGCACTTGTGGTCTTGCCATTCGTTCCAGTCACTCCGACTAGAGTCAATTTTTCGGACGGATTGGCATAAAACGCACCGGCAATTTCCGATAAAATACGAGCCAAATTCGGCACTGAAACCACCTTACAAGCGGTACGATCTAAGTTATATTTTGCAAATTTCGCATCTAACTCAATTTCAGTTTGCCCTTCATCCGCTTCCGCCAAAACTAAAGCCGCACCTTGCTCAATTGCTTTTTGAATAAATTGGCGACCATCAACTTGATGTCCTTTTAACGCCACAAACAAATCGCCCTCACCCACTTGGCGAGAATCTAACGTCATTTGCTTAAGTGGTTTTAACTCTGCCACCCAAGCATCTAGTTCGGTAAGAAAGGGAAGTAAACGTTTCATATTGTTACCTAATTTATGCTGTGCTAATTGACTTTTTGTTCCGACTTAATTTCACGTACGGCACTTTCCGTATCAGTGAGATTATCCGGTTTGATATTTCTTACTTTCAAGGTGTAACCCATAATGCTTGAGAACAGTGGAGCTGAAACCGAACCGCCATAATAAGCACCGGCTTTCGGCTCATTAATTAACACCACTAACGCAAAGCGAGGATCGCTTGCTGGTGCCACACCTGCGGTATAAGCAATATATTTTTCGACGTACTGACCTTTTTCAAGTTTACGTGCTGTACCAGTTTTGACCGCCACACGATAACCATCAACCGTCGCCTTCTGACCACCCTCACCTTTTTGGGCGACACTTTCCATCATATGCACCACATCTCGGGTAATTTTTTCAGGCAATACACGCTCACCGATCACCGGTGGGTCAACTTTAGTAATTGAAAGCGGTCGATAAATACCAAAACTTCCCAAAGTGGCATAAGCACGTGCAAGCTGTAATGGGGTAACGTTTAAACCGTAGCCGTATGCCATGGTTGCACGCTCAATATCAGACCAACGCTTACGATCACCGTTCGTCCCTTTTTGTTCACCTAAACCTAAGCCGGTATCTTTACCAAAGCCGACTTTGCTATACGTATCGACCAATGCGGTAGACGGCATACGTAAAGCTAAACGGCTTACCCCGATATTACTTGATTTTTGTAAAATACCGGTCAGCGATAAGCTCTCACGCGGTGCAACATCCTTAATCGTATGCCCGTTTACGATAAACGGACGCGTATTAATAATCTCATCACGGTAAGTCGCACCATTTTGTAACGCAGTTAATACAACCAACGGCTTCACCGTCGATCCCGGTTCAAAAGTATCGGTAATCGCTCGGTTACGCATTAATTCAGGCCTAAAACTATTACGTTTATTCGGGTTAAACGACGGTGCATTTGCCATCGCTAAAATTTCACCGGTTTGCACGTCAACTAATACTGCCGTACCTGATTCAGCATTATTGGCAATCACTGCTTCTTTAATCTTTTTATACACTTCGGATTGCAATTCTTCATCAATACTCAACTTAACATCTTGCGGATCGTATTGTTTTTCATCACGAATATTTTCAATCACATTACCACGTGCATCTTTACGAATCACTTGGCGACCGTTTTTACCAATCAATAAAGCATCGAAGCTACGTTCTAAACCTTCTGTACCGTGTACATCATCCACATCAGTAAAACCGATTAATTGTGACGCTTCTTCCGCTAGCGGATAAAAACGGCGAGATTCCGCTCTTAAGACCATTCCGTCAATTTTAAGATCATAAGCATAATTGGCGATTTGTTCCGATTCGTGACGGGCAAGATAAATAAAACGTTGGCGAGCCGCTTTATATAAACGAGCCATCAAATCGTTATATTTTTCACTGGTAATTTTAGATAACGCTTCTAATTTAGAACGCTCAAATTGTGCGACACTAATCTCTTGGGTTAGGAAAGCAGAACTTGGATTATTACGGATTGACTGAATTAACGTATTATAATCCAGTCCGGT of Actinobacillus arthritidis contains these proteins:
- a CDS encoding penicillin-binding transpeptidase domain-containing protein, whose protein sequence is MARSVKLKRKVVAEEPTPEIKKAMNVKNEPSYLPVRFGVVVVLMVLMAVALLGKVAQIQLYDSERLINEANNRSLRTKELPFTRGRILDRDGRFLSISVPMYSLTLDPREYFDSLLRRSPERWKLLAMEMGASKSKIEKNINDFIEKKNKSKEKVAFDPRSILNIKSEDYWTLLAQSTGLDYNTLIQSIRNNPSSAFLTQEISVAQFERSKLEALSKITSEKYNDLMARLYKAARQRFIYLARHESEQIANYAYDLKIDGMVLRAESRRFYPLAEEASQLIGFTDVDDVHGTEGLERSFDALLIGKNGRQVIRKDARGNVIENIRDEKQYDPQDVKLSIDEELQSEVYKKIKEAVIANNAESGTAVLVDVQTGEILAMANAPSFNPNKRNSFRPELMRNRAITDTFEPGSTVKPLVVLTALQNGATYRDEIINTRPFIVNGHTIKDVAPRESLSLTGILQKSSNIGVSRLALRMPSTALVDTYSKVGFGKDTGLGLGEQKGTNGDRKRWSDIERATMAYGYGLNVTPLQLARAYATLGSFGIYRPLSITKVDPPVIGERVLPEKITRDVVHMMESVAQKGEGGQKATVDGYRVAVKTGTARKLEKGQYVEKYIAYTAGVAPASDPRFALVVLINEPKAGAYYGGSVSAPLFSSIMGYTLKVRNIKPDNLTDTESAVREIKSEQKVN